The Deinococcus cellulosilyticus NBRC 106333 = KACC 11606 DNA segment TCTTGCAGGCCCTCTTTGAAGGGTGCGTCTACCCCTCCGAAGTCAGCCAGAGTTTTGGCATGCCAGCCCCCATGGTCTCCCAGATGATTGTCCGTTCGGTCAAAAGTGGACTGGTGGAACGTCAACTGGACCCCGAGGACTCCAGACGCATCCGACTCAGCCTGACTGAAGAAGGAAAGCGGGTGCTGGAGAGTGCGCACCGATATTTGCAAGAAGGCATTGAGCGAAGCGGCCTGACCCAGGAAGAACTGCAACAGACCGCCAGAAACCTGATTCGACTCAGCAGGACCCTGCAGGAGGAAGCATGACCCAGGCCCCCACCGCACCCCCGACCTACACACACCAGCAGAAGATGGCCACCCTTGTGGGTGTGCTGCTGGCCCTCTTTCTGGCCGCCCTTGACCAGACAGTGGTCTCCACCGCCACCCCCGAGATCATCAAGGAACTGCAGTTCAAGACCAGCTGGATCACCTGGCTCACCACCGCCTACCTGGTGACCAGCACCGCCACCCTGCCGATCTGGGGAAAACTCTCCGATCTGTATGGCAGACGCCGCATCGTGATGACCGGCGTGGTGCTCTTCACCCTGGCCAGCATGCTGTGCGGGCTGGCCCAGGACCCCACCCAGCTTGTGCTTTACCGTGCCCTGCAGGGACTGGGAAGCGCTGCCATCTTCTCCACCGCTTTTGCCGTGGTCGGTGACATTTTCACTCCGCAGGAACGCCCCAAATACCAGGGATTCTTCGGTGCAGTGTTCGGTCTCTCCAGTGTGGTGGGGCCCTATGCGGGTGGCCTGCTGACCGATTTCATCAGCTGGAGGTGGGTGTTTTACATCAATGTGCCCATCGCCATTGTTGCCCTGTGGTTCATGATCACCAAAATGCCTCCCTTGAAAACCTCACGTGGCGGAAAAATCGATTACGTGGGTGGCGTGCTGCTGATCACCGCCGTGGTTCCCCTGCTGCTCGCCCTGACCCTGGCCCCTGACACCTACGCCTGGGGCAGCCCCCAGATCATCGGGATGTTCGCACTGGCCCTGGTGTCCCTGATCCTGTTCATCATGCAGGAACGCCGCACCGCTGAACCCATTGTGGATCTGGGCCTCTTCAAAGACCGCACCTACAGCATCACCGCAGTGGCCGCCTTCCTGCTGGGGGCCGCTTTCCTGGGCACCATCGTGTTCCTGCCGCTCTTCATGGTGAACGTGCTGGGTGTGAGTGCCACCAGTGCAGGTGCTGCCCTCACTCCCCTGACCCTGGGTGTGGTCGCCGGGAACATCCTCAGCGGTCAACTGGTCGCCCGGATCGGCAAGTACAAACCTGTGCTGCTGGGCAGCCTGGTGCTGCTGCTGGTCGGGTACCTGATTCTGGTCTTCACCCTGCACCCCGATGAAACGCAATTCAGCATCATCTCCAAACTCGTGCTGCTCGGGATTGGTCTGGGACCTTCGATTCCGCTCTACACCCAGCTCATGATCAACACGGCCCCCAGAAACAAAATCGGCATGGCCTCCTCCAGCGCCACGTTCCTCAGGCAGATGGGAAGCACCATCGGCGTGGCCATCCTCGGGACCGTGTTCGCCAGTTCCCTCACCCACCAGTTTGAAAGCAAAGTGGTTCCTCTGGTGCCAAAAGAGATGCAATCCCAGTTTGTGGGTCAGAAGGGCGCACCCCGCGAAGGCAGCAGTGAAGCCGCTGGTTTCGACGAGAAGAAACTGATTCAGGACGCCCACCGGAAATTCGAAGACCAGCGCACCCTTGCAAAAGCTGCCCTGATCGACAACAAACCCGAAGCCATGAAGGCGTTCGCCAGAAATCCCCAGATTCCTGCCCAGTTCAAAGAAACCCTGGCTTCTGGACGGGTGGCTCCTGAGGCCAGACCCTTCCTGAAAGCCGCCTACGACGATACCCTGAGATCCCTGGATGCTGTGGAAAAAGACACCACTGCCAGCATCCATAAAGTTGGCGTGGCCTACAAAACCGCCTGGACCGACGCCATCCGTGGGATCTTCGAAGTGGGCCTGATCGTGGTGATCCTCGGGATGATCGTCACCGCCCTGATCCCCGAAGTGCCTTTCCAGAAACAGCAGGGACCCCAGGCTCCTCCTGTGATGGATTAAATTCAAGAGGGCGAGCCGCTGGCTCGCCCCTACAACCTCCTCTGGGCTTCCAGAGGAGGTTTTTCATTCCAGGCCTGGATCTTCAATCACATCCGTCCAGCGTGGAACCCACACATCAAAACTTGAGATCTCAGACAGATCCATATGAAAAACAAAATGCTGATCCTTCTGCAGAACCTGTGCTGTTTTGAGGATGACCCATTCCACTGTTTCTCTCAGGCGTCCTGCAAGTTCATATGGAGCATGCCCATAAATGCGACCAGCATAAATGGCCTGGAACTCAAACCAGACCAGCGTTTTCTCAATTGTTTGCCACCGAAACTCTACACCAAGGTGCTCAAGGGCGTACAGCAACTCATGATGTAGTCCGTGAAGTTCGCTTTTCCACTCTTGAATCTCTCTGGGCAACATGATTGACCTCAACAAAAATCCCTCCTGAACCGTCAGGAGGGATTTTAGGGGCGAGGCATACCTCGCCCTCCTGCTTTTACTTCTTCGCAGCAGCGTACAGTTCAGCCACCTTGTCCCAGTTGACCACGTTCCAGAAAGCGGAGATGTAGTCAGGACGGCGGTTCTGGTAGTTCAGGTAGTAGGCGTGCTCCCAGACGTCAAGGCCCAGGATGGGGGTGCCGCTGAAGCCAGCGATGTTCTCACCCATCAGGGGGCTGTCCTGGTTGGCGGTGGAGCCCACAGCGAGGGTGCCGTCTTCTTTGACGACCAGCCATGCCCAGCCACTGCCGAAGCGGGTTGCGCCTGCCGCAGCAAATTTTTCTTTGAAGGCGTCCACGGAGCCGAAGGTGGATTCAATGGCGTCTTTCAGTTCGCCTTTCAGTTCGGTGCCGGTGCCCAGGATCTGCCAGAAGAAGCTGTGGTTCACGTGACCACCAGCGTTGTTGCGCAGGGGTCCGCGCTTGGCGTCGGGCACCTTGCTCAGGTCAGCAATCAGCTCTTCGGGGCTGAGGGCCTGCAGGTCATCGAGGCCTTCGAGGGCAGCGTTGGCGTTGTTGATGTAGGCCTGGTGGTGCTTGGTGTGGTGGATCTCCATGGTGCGAGCATCAATGTGGGGCTCCAAAGCATCGTAAGCGTAAGGCAGCTGGGGTAATTCGTACTTAGGCATGTGGTGATCCCTCCAAAAAAAGTTGTGTTGCCCGAATTGGCACGACTCTCATCATACCGGGAGATGAATGCAGCGAAGGGGGTTGGATTACAAATGTCCCGGATGGAGTACTGGAGCAGAAGGCTGAAGGCAGAAGGCTTCTGCTGCATGGCTCTGGCTCAAGCCTATTGTGCCTTCTGCTCTCTGCCTTCAGCCTTCTGCGCTAAACGGCTGTCTTCAAACTGCGCTGCCGCTGAATCAAAATCTGCAGAAACAATTCTTCATCTTCCGGGGTGATGAAGACCTTGCCTCTGGGGTGCTCCAGCAGGATGCCTCTGGAGGTGGTGGTGGCAACCACCCGGATGTTGCCCTGTTGACTGGAATAGAGGCCTGTAAAGTAACCTGGGACCCCCGTTCCGATCATGCGCAGGCTGATGGAAGGCTCAAGAACCTGTGCCCTGAGGTCCTGCAGGGCAAGCTTTTGCTCTCCTGCGAAGCCTCGCAGAATCAGGCTCTGATCGGTGATGATGTAGCGCATGCGCATGGGGCCAAGCACGGCCAGCAGACAGATGCCCAGAATGAACAGGGAAATCACCAGCAGCACGAAACTGGGGACGAAGTTCTGGCTTTCAGCATTGCGGGTCACCCAGAACACGTAGAGGGTGAGCAGCACCATGATGGCACTGAAAATCCACCAGAGGGTCAGGCGGGATTTCTCGGGTGGGTGTGGGGTGAAGACTGTCTGCATGGAATGAACACCTCATGGATGAGAAAGGTCCTGATTGTGGGTCTTTCTCATTCTATGACGGTTGTGTCGCTGTGCGTGACCGTGATGTTGCAAGAAATTTTGAACCCGGTTCAGATTCAGGAGGGTGTGGGGAAGTCTGCTTCAGAACCCCCAAGGGCTTTCCAGGCTTCCTGCATGTCCTGAGGCAGACTGGCCTTCAAATCCAGCAGTTTTCCTGTTTCAGGATGGGGAATCTGCAACCTGAAGGCATGCAAGGCCTGTCTGGAGATCACAGGACTGGCCTTTCCATAGACTTCATCACCCAGGATGGGAGCTTTGAGGTGCTGCAGGTGCACACGGATCTGGTGGGTGCGTCCAGTGCGGGGTTTCGCCTGAACCAGGGCATACCAGCGTCCGGCATCGTCACGCACTTCAGCCAGGGTCTGGAAGTGGGTCTGGGCTTCGCGGGAAGCGGTGCCCCCCACCGTCATCATCTGGCGTTGCACAGGGTGGCGACCCACCGGAGCATCCAGGGTGATCACCTTGCCCTGGTTGACCCGACCCACCGTGATGCACAGGTAGGTTTTCTGGGTGGTGCGTTCCTTGAAGGCCTCGGCGAGTTTTGCGTGGGCCAGAACAGTTTTCGCAACCACGATCACACCAGAGGTGTCCTTGTCGAGGCGATGTACGATGCCCGGACGGTAACCTTCTTCTCCAAAGTCCCTGTCGGCATCTGGAAGCTGGATTCTGCCCATCAGTGCATTGACCAGGGTTCCTGTGACAATGCCCTGGGAGGGGTGCGTCATCATGCCTGGCGGTTTGTTGACGGCAATCAGGTGCTCATCTTCGAAGACCGCATCCAGAGGAACATCTTCTGGCACCACTTCCATGGGTTTCTCGGGAGGAATCTGGAAGGAGACCTCTTCCCCCCCTTTCAATTTGAAGCCGGTGCGGGTGGTCACTTCACCTGCGACACGCACAAGCCCGGCCTCGATCCACTGCTGGACCTGAGACCGGGAGTACACGGTGTGCTGGCTGACCTGTTGATCCAGGCGGCCTTTTTCAGCCGTGAAGGTGTGCGTTTCCACTCACGCTTCCTGGATTTCCTGGGGGGTGATCTGGTAGCGGGTGCCGCACCAGTCGCAGACCACTTCCTGACCGCCTGCCTGAACCATCTCCTCGTGCTCCGCTCTGGAGAAGTACTTGAGGCTGTCAATGGCTTTCTCTCTGGAGCAGCGGCAGTTGAGGTTGATGGGCAGGGGTTCCTCGATCTGCTCGAAGCCCATGCCTTCGGTGGCCTGCTGAATCACTTCAATCAGGCTGCGGCCCCTGAGGGCTTCGGTGACCGGACCCAGTGCCTTGATGTTCTTTTCAAGTTGCTCGATGGTGGCTTCACTGGCTCCAGGCATCACCTGAATGAGCAGACCTCCGGCAGTGTGCACCTTTCCACCCTCCAGATAAACCCCGAGCAGCAGGGCACTTGGGACCTGTTCGCTTTTCACGAGGTAGTAGGTCAGGTCGTCGGCAATCTCGCCACTGACCAGAGCAGTGGAGGAGGTGTAGGGATCGGTGTTTTCCAGCAGGCGCATCACTGCGACATCGCCATCGTTGCCCACCAGACCCCCCACATCCAGTTTTCCGTCGGTGGTTCTGGGAGGGAGGTCGGCATGGGGATTGGCCACATAACCCCGGACGCTGCCATCGGTGCTTCCTTCGGCCAGCAGGTAACCAATGGGGCCCCCCCCCTGGATTCTCAGGGTGACGCGGCTTTTTTCGTGTTTGCTGATGACCTGCGCAAAAAGGGCGGCTCCGGTCAGCAGTCGCCCGAGGGCCGCTGTGGCGGTGTTCGACAGGTTGTGCCTGTCGCTGGATTCCTGAACGGTTTCGGTGGTGTGGGCGGCCAGCACGCGGAGCGTTCCCTCGGCGGCGGTGCCCTTGATCAGATACGAACTCACCCCAGAATTTTACGTGAAATCATGAGAGCGGGGGGTAAACAAGGTTACTTTGCAGGGAATGCCGAGAGCTGAGAGCCGAGGGCTGTTTAATTGCTTCAGCATTTGCTGTTGTTGACCATGTCAGCTCTGGCATTTGCATTTTATGCTCTCAGCCCTCGACCTAAAGAAAACCACCCCCCACATGGAGGGTGATCTTCTGGATTCGGAAAGGGGGAGGATTTGTGAGGGTTATTTTGCGACCAGCACCAGCACACCCCGTCCGCAGACGCTGTAATTGGTCCATTCTCCGCCCAGGTTGGTGGTGGCGTTCAGGTCCACCTGACCTGCTCCTTCTGCCCAGGTGCAGGTGTCGGTGACGCGGTACCAGTTCTTCCCGGTGCCGGGCCAGGGGAGCACAAAGTTCACTGCGCCAGACCAGCCGTTGTACGCGACGTAGATGGCCTGGGTGGTTTCACCGAATTCGGTGGCGTCGATGCGGTAGGCCAGGGCGTGGTTGCTGGCGTTGTTGAAGTAGATGGCGTCTGCAACGTTGCCATCGGGTTTGAACCAGCGCAGTTGCTCCATGACATTGCCGTTGTTGTCCACACTGGAGTAGAAGTTGGCGGGACGCAGGGCAGGGTGGGCTTTACGGAACGCGATCATGTTCTGGGTGAAGGTCTTGAAGTTGCTCTGGTCCACTGAGAGGGTGTAGTTCAGCCAGTTTCCGGAGGAGTCCAGGTTGTAGGCGTTGTTGTTGCATTTCTGGCTGCGCAGGAATTCGTCTCCACCGTTGAACATGGGAACCCCTGCACTGAGCAGCATGAAGGCCATGCCGTTGCGGGCGGCTTTGCGCTGGTCGGTGGCAATGTTCCCCTGATCCCAGCTGTGGTTGTTGTCCTCTCCCCCATCACTCACGCCGTAAGGCCAGGGCTGGGTGTTGTTCTTGCCATTGCAGGAGTACAGGTCTTTCAGGGTGAAGCCGTCGTGGGCCACCATGAAGTTGATGCTGTTCCAGGGTTTGCGTCCATCGTCTTCATAGAGGTCGCTGGAACCTGCGAATTTGCTGGCAAGCTGTCCAGGGGTGATGGCTTCAATGCCCATCTGGTTCTGGTCTTTGCGCAGGGTGTCCCTGAATTGTCCGTTCCATTCGCTCCAGCCAGAGGGGAAATTGCCCACTTGATAGGAATTCCCTCCGATGGCCCAGGGTTCTGCGATCAGGTCCACTCCACTGCCACCTGCTGCAGGTCTGGGGGGCACGTTTGCGACGATCTTGTTGAGGGCGGTGTTTGAGTCCATCTTGTCGTAGTTGAAGCAACCGTGTTCGCAGGTGTTGCCCAGCACCGAGGCCAGATCGAAACGGAAGCCGTCGATGCCGAGTTCATCCCGCCAGTGTTTGAGGGAGTCGATGATCAGTTTCTGGGCGGTGGCATTGCGGGTGTTGTAGTTGTGCCCGATGCCGGTGTTGTCCCAGAAGTTCTGTCTGTCTGCAGTCAGGGAGTAGTAGGTGCTGTTGTCCAGGCCCCGGAAGCTGTAGATGGTGGAGGTGTCGGGTGTGCCCCAGGTCCCCCCTTCTGCGGTGTGGTTGTAGACCACATCAATGAACACCTTGATGCCCCGGTCATGGAAGGCTTTGACCATCGCCTTGAATTCTTTTGTGGGGCCACCTGCGCTCTTGTCGCAGCTGTACCTGCGGTCTGGTGCGAAGTAATTGACGGTCATGTAGCCCCAGTAGTTGTCTCCGTTCGTGCTGGTGGCTGATTTTCCAGAGGCAGCATCCGTCACGTCGTTGCTGTCGTTGTCGGTTTCCTGCACGGGCAGGAATTCCACAGCAGTGATCCCGAGGCTCTGCAGGTAAGCGGCTTTCTGTGCAGCTCCAGCGTAGGTGCCTGCACAGCTGGTGATGCTGGAATCGCCCTTCGTCAGGCCACGCAGGTGCACTTCGTAGACCACGTCGTCTTTGAGGGCACGGGTGGGTTTGGTGCCATAACTGGTGGTGTCGGTCTTCAGCACAATCCCTTTGGGGGCCACATTTCCAGAGTCTTTGGTGCGGTGGGTGGGTCCGCTGGCGTAAACAAATCCGGTGTAGTTGCCCGAGGTTGGGCTGTTGGGATCATGGGAGACTTCCAGGGCGTAGGGGTCCAGCAGCAGTTTGTTGGGGTTGAAACGGTTGCCTGCACTGTCCACGTCACTGACAAACCCAAGGCTGCTCCCTTTGGTCCAGCTGGAGTTGTAGGTCCAGTTGGGTCCCCATGCCCGGTAACCGTAATAGACCGTGCTGATGCCTGCTCCGGTCAGGGTGCTGACAGGGACAGTCACTTTCCAGATGCTGGTGGCAGCATCTTTGGTGAGGGTGTATTTGAGTTTTTCTGCGGCCCCTGCTGCCTGCGCATAAAGGTACACCTCTATGCGTGTGGCCTTGGAGGAGTACACCCGGAAGGTCACATGGGTGGTTCCGGTGACGGTGCCTGTGGAATCGGTGTAGCGTGCACCCAGAGCGGTGGGGCTCAGGGCTTCCTGGCGGATTTCTTCGCCGGTGGCCTGTTGAACCGGGGTCTGGGTTCCGCAGGCGGCGAGGGCAAGCATCAGTGTGAATCCAAGCAGGGGTTTGCGCATGTGTGCTCCTGAAAGCATGAAAGGTCTCTTTGTGCCATGAAATGCACAAAGCAAACACAGTTGGGACAGGGGTCATGGACCTGTCAATTTCACCTGACTGTTGCAGGCGCAACGTTCAGGCCAGTGGATGCAGAACAATCAAGAGGAGTGACCTGTTCTCAAGGTCTCTGCTGTTTTTTGAGGTAAGCAAATGCTAACACGATCTGGAATCAATTCCAATACGATCAATGGCAAAATTGGAACCACTTCCATTTTGTTGTCTAGACATTGATCACAGAACTCTTACAAAACCTTTCCAGATTCTTACACGAAACAGCGTTGGCCCTGTTGTTTTCGTGCAGCACACACTTTGACTTAAATCGCAATCCAAAAAAAGCGCTTACAGTCGATGGTTTTGCACTTTTCTAGTTCCCATTCAAAATCAATCTGTTGTCAAACGCCCCATCTGGTCAATGCTTTTGCTATACTTGGTTTCTTTTCACCTCTCCCGACCAGCTGAAAACCCTGCTGCACCTGAAACTTCAAGCCCCCGGATTTCTCCGGGGGCACCAGTCATCACAGTCGGGTTGGAATGCTCTGTGGAAACTTGAAGAAGTTCTCCGGGTCGTATTTTTTCTTCACATCCACCAGTCTGGGCAGGTTTTCGCCATAGTAGGCCTTCAGGTAATCCTTGATGTAGTGGTCCACGTAATTCACGTAAGCCCCGACGGTATAGGGCAACATCGCCACCCGGAACTCCTCCGCCCAGGCGATGGTTTTGGCACCATCCTGAGGGGCGGTCCAGTAGGCATCGAACTGCACCACAAACCTCGCATCCCGCCAGTACATGGCCGTGGCGTCTTTGGGCACCCGGCTCACGGCCCCTCCCCCACCCAGGAGTTGCACCATCGAAGGCTGACTGGGCAGACTGGAGAGCAGAGGCACAGCATCCAGGTGTTTTTTCATGAGCCCGATGGCTTCCATCGGGAGGATCTGGTTCACAATCCCCGAACTGCTCTTGAAGATCTGCTGGTCGGTGTGGGGATTGACGTTCCACATGGGGGTGAAGGGATTCACCCCCAGCATCACCCTTGCAGCCATGATCGCCGGGAGGGTCTGGATG contains these protein-coding regions:
- a CDS encoding MarR family winged helix-turn-helix transcriptional regulator; amino-acid sequence: MKHGMLRRIKADLDIETTDMPLLQALFEGCVYPSEVSQSFGMPAPMVSQMIVRSVKSGLVERQLDPEDSRRIRLSLTEEGKRVLESAHRYLQEGIERSGLTQEELQQTARNLIRLSRTLQEEA
- a CDS encoding MDR family MFS transporter, coding for MTQAPTAPPTYTHQQKMATLVGVLLALFLAALDQTVVSTATPEIIKELQFKTSWITWLTTAYLVTSTATLPIWGKLSDLYGRRRIVMTGVVLFTLASMLCGLAQDPTQLVLYRALQGLGSAAIFSTAFAVVGDIFTPQERPKYQGFFGAVFGLSSVVGPYAGGLLTDFISWRWVFYINVPIAIVALWFMITKMPPLKTSRGGKIDYVGGVLLITAVVPLLLALTLAPDTYAWGSPQIIGMFALALVSLILFIMQERRTAEPIVDLGLFKDRTYSITAVAAFLLGAAFLGTIVFLPLFMVNVLGVSATSAGAALTPLTLGVVAGNILSGQLVARIGKYKPVLLGSLVLLLVGYLILVFTLHPDETQFSIISKLVLLGIGLGPSIPLYTQLMINTAPRNKIGMASSSATFLRQMGSTIGVAILGTVFASSLTHQFESKVVPLVPKEMQSQFVGQKGAPREGSSEAAGFDEKKLIQDAHRKFEDQRTLAKAALIDNKPEAMKAFARNPQIPAQFKETLASGRVAPEARPFLKAAYDDTLRSLDAVEKDTTASIHKVGVAYKTAWTDAIRGIFEVGLIVVILGMIVTALIPEVPFQKQQGPQAPPVMD
- a CDS encoding superoxide dismutase; its protein translation is MPKYELPQLPYAYDALEPHIDARTMEIHHTKHHQAYINNANAALEGLDDLQALSPEELIADLSKVPDAKRGPLRNNAGGHVNHSFFWQILGTGTELKGELKDAIESTFGSVDAFKEKFAAAGATRFGSGWAWLVVKEDGTLAVGSTANQDSPLMGENIAGFSGTPILGLDVWEHAYYLNYQNRRPDYISAFWNVVNWDKVAELYAAAKK
- a CDS encoding PH domain-containing protein gives rise to the protein MQTVFTPHPPEKSRLTLWWIFSAIMVLLTLYVFWVTRNAESQNFVPSFVLLVISLFILGICLLAVLGPMRMRYIITDQSLILRGFAGEQKLALQDLRAQVLEPSISLRMIGTGVPGYFTGLYSSQQGNIRVVATTTSRGILLEHPRGKVFITPEDEELFLQILIQRQRSLKTAV
- a CDS encoding RluA family pseudouridine synthase, encoding METHTFTAEKGRLDQQVSQHTVYSRSQVQQWIEAGLVRVAGEVTTRTGFKLKGGEEVSFQIPPEKPMEVVPEDVPLDAVFEDEHLIAVNKPPGMMTHPSQGIVTGTLVNALMGRIQLPDADRDFGEEGYRPGIVHRLDKDTSGVIVVAKTVLAHAKLAEAFKERTTQKTYLCITVGRVNQGKVITLDAPVGRHPVQRQMMTVGGTASREAQTHFQTLAEVRDDAGRWYALVQAKPRTGRTHQIRVHLQHLKAPILGDEVYGKASPVISRQALHAFRLQIPHPETGKLLDLKASLPQDMQEAWKALGGSEADFPTPS
- the hslO gene encoding Hsp33 family molecular chaperone HslO yields the protein MSSYLIKGTAAEGTLRVLAAHTTETVQESSDRHNLSNTATAALGRLLTGAALFAQVISKHEKSRVTLRIQGGGPIGYLLAEGSTDGSVRGYVANPHADLPPRTTDGKLDVGGLVGNDGDVAVMRLLENTDPYTSSTALVSGEIADDLTYYLVKSEQVPSALLLGVYLEGGKVHTAGGLLIQVMPGASEATIEQLEKNIKALGPVTEALRGRSLIEVIQQATEGMGFEQIEEPLPINLNCRCSREKAIDSLKYFSRAEHEEMVQAGGQEVVCDWCGTRYQITPQEIQEA
- a CDS encoding isoamylase; this translates as MRKPLLGFTLMLALAACGTQTPVQQATGEEIRQEALSPTALGARYTDSTGTVTGTTHVTFRVYSSKATRIEVYLYAQAAGAAEKLKYTLTKDAATSIWKVTVPVSTLTGAGISTVYYGYRAWGPNWTYNSSWTKGSSLGFVSDVDSAGNRFNPNKLLLDPYALEVSHDPNSPTSGNYTGFVYASGPTHRTKDSGNVAPKGIVLKTDTTSYGTKPTRALKDDVVYEVHLRGLTKGDSSITSCAGTYAGAAQKAAYLQSLGITAVEFLPVQETDNDSNDVTDAASGKSATSTNGDNYWGYMTVNYFAPDRRYSCDKSAGGPTKEFKAMVKAFHDRGIKVFIDVVYNHTAEGGTWGTPDTSTIYSFRGLDNSTYYSLTADRQNFWDNTGIGHNYNTRNATAQKLIIDSLKHWRDELGIDGFRFDLASVLGNTCEHGCFNYDKMDSNTALNKIVANVPPRPAAGGSGVDLIAEPWAIGGNSYQVGNFPSGWSEWNGQFRDTLRKDQNQMGIEAITPGQLASKFAGSSDLYEDDGRKPWNSINFMVAHDGFTLKDLYSCNGKNNTQPWPYGVSDGGEDNNHSWDQGNIATDQRKAARNGMAFMLLSAGVPMFNGGDEFLRSQKCNNNAYNLDSSGNWLNYTLSVDQSNFKTFTQNMIAFRKAHPALRPANFYSSVDNNGNVMEQLRWFKPDGNVADAIYFNNASNHALAYRIDATEFGETTQAIYVAYNGWSGAVNFVLPWPGTGKNWYRVTDTCTWAEGAGQVDLNATTNLGGEWTNYSVCGRGVLVLVAK